A single window of Populus nigra chromosome 17, ddPopNigr1.1, whole genome shotgun sequence DNA harbors:
- the LOC133676651 gene encoding UPF0481 protein At3g47200-like isoform X1, translated as MSETLLSEIRVDPSTNKEEGIHNNQPQELKMDETLGNDLPKKDDRSRWFNTIMIREDKDQPLGPKIPKVADELRKKTEECYSPSMVSIGPYHSPAHHNAHSPPLGENEILKFSMARQFILDSGKEIELVFSEVEKGIQNAREFYNLNDMKAVDDEALTRMMFLDGCFIIQFIHCVTNNYENLGMTDRQVAGVKRDLLLLENQIPFPVLKSLTSLRYEKDGTNHGMKHVNDFLFFHILNPKDQPLRTRKLLWSTVCLLLMFLPIALPFVLSRTFGSYNPDLVFLSMVPAFTVMELCLLIPAWLLWLLLRKGRQASGYDSQWQPDEEPAHLLQLLYFLFIGSHNIKGKSSSRRCGHCLSYLATCLKKFIPTKPVVARGSCGHYLYYSAKELKKVGIHFMSSQTSALTDVKFKSSSLYGTLKLPSITIVESTKSMLLNLVAFETSAALNPLWITSYICFMDSLIDDADDVKELRSKGIIINFHGPDQQVADLFNHMGSFLEPDIRVYNDVKREINEQCESIVKKWVAQWQQTYFHSPWAFIAFAAAAVGLALTATQTYYTAHPPKNNSTR; from the coding sequence ATGTCTGAAACACTTCTAAGTGAAATAAGGGTTGATCCATCGACCAACAAAGAGGAAGGGATTCATAACAACCAACCTCAAGAGCTGAAGATGGATGAAACACTAGGAAATGACCTACCGAAAAAGGATGACCGTTCTCGGTGGTTTAATACCATAATGATCAGAGAGGACAAAGACCAGCCACTCGGGCCAAAGATTCCGAAAGTTGCAGACGAGCTTAGAAAAAAAACCGAGGAATGCTACAGTCCTTCGATGGTCTCAATTGGGCCTTACCACTCTCCGGCTCATCATAATGCCCACTCTCCGCCTCTCGGAGAAAATGAAATCCTAAAGTTTTCGATGGCTCGCCAATTCATCCTAGATAGTGGAAAAGAAATAGAACTCGTCTTCAGCGAAGTAGAAAAGGGTATCCAAAACGCAAGAGAATTTTACAACTTGAACGACATGAAAGCCGTTGATGACGAGGCATTAACCCGGATGATGTTTCTTGATGGATGCTTTATTATCCAATTCATCCATTGTGTgacaaataattatgaaaatttaGGGATGACCGATCGGCAAGTTGCTGGTGTGAAGCGGGATTTGTTATTACTGGAGAACCAGATTCCTTTTCCAGTCCTGAAATCACTGACGAGTCTGAGGTACGAAAAAGATGGAACTAATCATGGAATGAAACATgtgaatgattttctttttttccatattCTCAACCCGAAAGATCAACCATTGCGGACTCGAAAATTACTTTGGTCTACCGTTTGTCTCCTGTTAATGTTTCTTCCAATTGCTCTTCCATTTGTTTTATCACGCACTTTTGGCAGTTATAATCCTGACCTGGTTTTCTTGAGCATGGTGCCAGCATTTACCGTGATGGAATTATGTCTCCTGATACCAGCTTGGCTTTTGTGGTTACTACTAAGAAAGGGGAGGCAAGCCTCAGGATATGATTCGCAATGGCAGCCTGATGAAGAACCTGCCCATCTTCTTCAActtctatattttcttttcataggTTCTCACAACATAAAAGGCAAGTCGTCTTCACGAAGATGCGGCCATTGCTTGTCTTATTTGGCCACATGTCTTAAGAAATTCATTCCGACAAAGCCAGTTGTTGCTCGAGGAAGTTGTGGCCATTACCTGTATTATTCTGCCAAGGAACTTAAGAAGGTGGGAATCCATTTCATGTCTAGTCAGACTAGTGCTTTGACGGATGTCAAGTTCAAGTCATCATCTCTCTATGGAACATTGAAACTTCCTTCAATTACCATAGTTGAGTCAACAAAGTCCATGCTCTTAAACTTAGTGGCCTTCGAAACATCTGCTGCACTCAATCCACTTTGGATCACTTCTTACATATGTTTCATGGATTCGCTGATTGACGATGCTGATGACGTGAAAGAGCTGCGATCAAAGggcataattattaatttccatGGACCTGACCAGCAGGTTGCGGATCTCTTCAACCATATGGGCAGTTTTCTTGAACCTGATATTAGAGTTTATAATGATGTTAAAAGAGAGATAAATGAGCAGTGTGAGAGCATCGTGAAGAAATGGGTAGCTCAGTGGCAGCAAACTTATTTTCATAGTCCTTGGGCCTTCATTGCATTTGCTGCCGCGGCTGTTGGTTTGGCTCTTACCGCCACTCAGACGTACTATACAGCGCACCCACCCAAGAATAATTCAACACGCTAA
- the LOC133676651 gene encoding UPF0481 protein At3g47200-like isoform X2, translating to MSETLLSEIRVDPSTNKEEGIHNNQPQELKMDETLGNDLPKKDDRSRWFNTIMIREDKDQPLGPKIPKVADELRKKTEECYSPSMVSIGPYHSPAHHNAHSPPLGENEILKFSMARQFILDSGKEIELVFSEVEKGIQNAREFYNLNDMKAVDDEALTRMMFLDGCFIIQFIHCVTNNYENLGMTDRQVAGVKRDLLLLENQIPFPVLKSLTSLSYNPDLVFLSMVPAFTVMELCLLIPAWLLWLLLRKGRQASGYDSQWQPDEEPAHLLQLLYFLFIGSHNIKGKSSSRRCGHCLSYLATCLKKFIPTKPVVARGSCGHYLYYSAKELKKVGIHFMSSQTSALTDVKFKSSSLYGTLKLPSITIVESTKSMLLNLVAFETSAALNPLWITSYICFMDSLIDDADDVKELRSKGIIINFHGPDQQVADLFNHMGSFLEPDIRVYNDVKREINEQCESIVKKWVAQWQQTYFHSPWAFIAFAAAAVGLALTATQTYYTAHPPKNNSTR from the exons ATGTCTGAAACACTTCTAAGTGAAATAAGGGTTGATCCATCGACCAACAAAGAGGAAGGGATTCATAACAACCAACCTCAAGAGCTGAAGATGGATGAAACACTAGGAAATGACCTACCGAAAAAGGATGACCGTTCTCGGTGGTTTAATACCATAATGATCAGAGAGGACAAAGACCAGCCACTCGGGCCAAAGATTCCGAAAGTTGCAGACGAGCTTAGAAAAAAAACCGAGGAATGCTACAGTCCTTCGATGGTCTCAATTGGGCCTTACCACTCTCCGGCTCATCATAATGCCCACTCTCCGCCTCTCGGAGAAAATGAAATCCTAAAGTTTTCGATGGCTCGCCAATTCATCCTAGATAGTGGAAAAGAAATAGAACTCGTCTTCAGCGAAGTAGAAAAGGGTATCCAAAACGCAAGAGAATTTTACAACTTGAACGACATGAAAGCCGTTGATGACGAGGCATTAACCCGGATGATGTTTCTTGATGGATGCTTTATTATCCAATTCATCCATTGTGTgacaaataattatgaaaatttaGGGATGACCGATCGGCAAGTTGCTGGTGTGAAGCGGGATTTGTTATTACTGGAGAACCAGATTCCTTTTCCAGTCCTGAAATCACTGACGAGTCTGAG TTATAATCCTGACCTGGTTTTCTTGAGCATGGTGCCAGCATTTACCGTGATGGAATTATGTCTCCTGATACCAGCTTGGCTTTTGTGGTTACTACTAAGAAAGGGGAGGCAAGCCTCAGGATATGATTCGCAATGGCAGCCTGATGAAGAACCTGCCCATCTTCTTCAActtctatattttcttttcataggTTCTCACAACATAAAAGGCAAGTCGTCTTCACGAAGATGCGGCCATTGCTTGTCTTATTTGGCCACATGTCTTAAGAAATTCATTCCGACAAAGCCAGTTGTTGCTCGAGGAAGTTGTGGCCATTACCTGTATTATTCTGCCAAGGAACTTAAGAAGGTGGGAATCCATTTCATGTCTAGTCAGACTAGTGCTTTGACGGATGTCAAGTTCAAGTCATCATCTCTCTATGGAACATTGAAACTTCCTTCAATTACCATAGTTGAGTCAACAAAGTCCATGCTCTTAAACTTAGTGGCCTTCGAAACATCTGCTGCACTCAATCCACTTTGGATCACTTCTTACATATGTTTCATGGATTCGCTGATTGACGATGCTGATGACGTGAAAGAGCTGCGATCAAAGggcataattattaatttccatGGACCTGACCAGCAGGTTGCGGATCTCTTCAACCATATGGGCAGTTTTCTTGAACCTGATATTAGAGTTTATAATGATGTTAAAAGAGAGATAAATGAGCAGTGTGAGAGCATCGTGAAGAAATGGGTAGCTCAGTGGCAGCAAACTTATTTTCATAGTCCTTGGGCCTTCATTGCATTTGCTGCCGCGGCTGTTGGTTTGGCTCTTACCGCCACTCAGACGTACTATACAGCGCACCCACCCAAGAATAATTCAACACGCTAA
- the LOC133676475 gene encoding uncharacterized protein LOC133676475: protein MSETHLSEIRVDPLINKEEGIHNNQPQELKMDETLGNYSLKKSERSSWFSFIMREVKDTKNNQPFGPKIPKVSDKLRNENKECYSPLMVSIGPYHSPGHHNNLREAEILKVSMARQFILDSGKNIELMYSEVEEAIQSAREFYNEIDIIGCDDEQFTRMMFLDGCFILQFIHCVTHNYENLEMTDRQVAGVKRDLLLLENQIPFPVLKSLTSLRYEKDGTNHGMKHVNDFLFFHILNQKDQPLRTRKLIWFTVCFLLIMFLPTVLLRRSIHYRYNHVQVFFSMMLSFALMELCLLIRAWFLWLLLRRKGRQASGYDSQWQPEKESAHLLQHLYSLFIGSQGKSSSGRCGHCLSYLATCLKKFFPTKCKPVAQERRGHYLYYTAKELKKVGIHFMSSQTSALTDVKFKSSFFYGTLKLPSITIDESTRPMLFNLVAYETSAALNPLWVTSYICFMDSLIDDADDVKELRSKGIIINFHGPDQQVADLFNHMGSFLEPDTSVYNDVKREINEQCESIVKKWVAQWQQPYFHSPWAFIAFAAAAVGVALAATQTYYAMHPRDPPKKN, encoded by the coding sequence ATGTCTGAAACACATCTAAGTGAAATAAGGGTTGATCCATTGATCAACAAAGAGGAAGGGATTCATAACAACCAACCTCAAGAGCTGAAGATGGATGAAACACTAGGAAATTACTCATTGAAAAAGAGTGAGCGTTCTTCGTGGTTTAGTTTCATAATGAGAGAGGTCAAAGACACTAAAAACAATCAGCCATTCGGGCCAAAGATTCCGAAAGTTTCAGACAAACTTAGAAATGAAAACAAGGAATGCTACAGTCCTTTGATGGTTTCAATTGGGCCTTATCACTCTCCGGGTCATCATAACAATCTCAGAGAAGCGGAGATTCTAAAGGTTTCGATGGCTCGCCAATTCATCCTAGATAGTGGAAAAAACATAGAACTCATGTACAGTGAAGTAGAAGAGGCTATCCAAAGCGCAAGAGAATTTTACAACGAGATCGACATAATAGGCTGTGATGACGAGCAATTCACCCGGATGATGTTTCTTGATGGATGCTTTATTCTCCAATTCATCCACTGTGTGACTCATAATTATGAAAATTTAGAGATGACCGATCGGCAAGTTGCTGGTGTGAAGCGGGATTTGTTATTACTGGAGAACCAGATTCCTTTTCCAGTCCTGAAATCACTGACGAGTCTGAGGTACGAAAAAGATGGAACTAATCATGGAATGAAACATgtgaatgattttctttttttccatattCTCAACCAGAAAGATCAACCATTGCGGACTCGAAAATTAATTTGGTTTACCGTTTGTTTCCTGTTAATTATGTTTCTTCCAACTGTTTTATTACGCCGTTCTATCCACTACCGTTATAATCATGTCCAAGTTTTCTTCAGCATGATGCTATCATTTGCCTTGATGGAGTTATGTCTCCTGATACGAGCTTGGTTTTTGTGGTTACTACTACGAAGAAAGGGGAGGCAAGCCTCAGGATATGATTCTCAATGGCAGCCTGAAAAAGAATCTGCCCATCTTCTTCAACATCTATATTCTCTTTTCATAGGTTCTCAAGGCAAGTCGTCTTCAGGAAGATGCGGCCATTGCTTGTCTTATTTGGCCACTTGTCTTAAAAAATTCTTTCCTACAAAGTGCAAGCCAGTTGCTCAAGAAAGGCGTGGCCATTACTTGTATTATACTGCCAAGGAACTTAAGAAGGTGGGAATCCATTTCATGTCTAGTCAGACTAGTGCTTTGACGGATGTCAAGTTCAAGTCATCATTTTTCTATGGAACATTGAAACTTCCTTCAATTACCATAGATGAGTCAACAAGGCCCATGCTCTTTAACTTAGTGGCCTACGAAACATCTGCTGCACTCAATCCACTTTGGGTCACTTCTTACATATGTTTCATGGATTCGCTGATTGACGATGCTGATGACGTGAAAGAGCTGCGATCAAAGggcataattattaatttccatGGACCTGACCAGCAGGTTGCGGATCTCTTCAACCATATGGGCAGTTTTCTTGAACCTGATACTAGTGTTTATAATGATGTTAAAAGAGAGATAAATGAGCAGTGTGAGAGCATCGTGAAGAAATGGGTAGCTCAGTGGCAGCAACCTTATTTTCATAGTCCTTGGGCCTTCATTGCATTTGCTGCCGCCGCTGTTGGTGTGGCTCTTGCCGCCACTCAGACGTACTATGCAATGCACCCACGTGACCCACCCAAGAAGAACTAA